In Chitinophaga nivalis, a single genomic region encodes these proteins:
- the gwsG gene encoding grasp-with-spasm system ATP-grasp peptide maturase codes for MILILSRQDDGSTAMVIQWLLAYKKEYLRLNADTHTTTFHYFDINKRELIVEQDGKMINLYDATSLWYRRRGLSMKSVPIDYSLHKKPVIPDDADFHQEHLKTEMSTLLDFIYLNVAQHSKTVLGGYRTSQVNKFEVLQIARDAGLTIPESYIMTRKKDVQNLLEKTHIGLVTKAMGNGVYHFTKKRGYYSYTEKITPAVLDAMPETFFPSLIQVQVKKKYELRIFYIKGEYYAMAIFSQHDKKTTVDFRKYNLEKPNRQVPYLLPVKVQQQLTTVMDALQLDSGSIDIIVDEHNDYVFLEVNPIGQFGMTSIPCNYYLERRIAQLL; via the coding sequence ATGATTCTAATCTTAAGCCGGCAGGATGACGGTAGCACCGCGATGGTGATACAATGGTTGTTAGCATACAAAAAAGAATATCTGCGCCTGAATGCAGATACCCACACCACTACGTTTCATTACTTCGATATCAACAAACGGGAGCTGATCGTAGAACAGGACGGGAAGATGATTAATCTCTATGATGCCACTTCGCTATGGTACCGCCGCAGAGGCCTGTCGATGAAAAGTGTACCGATCGATTATTCCTTACATAAGAAGCCGGTCATCCCCGATGATGCCGACTTCCATCAGGAACACCTGAAAACGGAAATGTCGACCCTGCTCGACTTTATTTATCTCAACGTAGCGCAACACAGTAAAACCGTGTTGGGTGGCTACCGTACTTCCCAGGTCAATAAATTTGAAGTATTACAGATCGCCAGAGATGCGGGCCTGACGATTCCCGAGAGCTACATCATGACCCGCAAAAAAGATGTACAGAACCTGCTGGAGAAAACCCATATCGGACTTGTCACCAAAGCGATGGGAAACGGCGTCTATCATTTTACCAAAAAGAGAGGATACTATTCCTACACGGAAAAAATAACGCCCGCCGTTTTGGATGCAATGCCGGAAACATTTTTCCCCTCACTGATACAGGTACAGGTAAAGAAAAAATATGAACTGCGCATTTTCTATATCAAAGGAGAATACTACGCGATGGCTATTTTTTCTCAGCACGACAAAAAAACAACAGTCGATTTCCGTAAATACAACCTCGAAAAACCTAACCGCCAGGTACCTTATCTGTTGCCCGTTAAGGTACAGCAACAACTCACCACGGTCATGGACGCCCTGCAGCTCGACAGTGGCTCTATCGATATCATTGTAGATGAGCACAACGATTATGTGTTCCTGGAAGTAAACCCGATCGGCCAGTTCGGAATGACCTCTATTCCGTGTAATTATTATCTGGAAAGAAGAATTGCCCAACTCTTATAA
- a CDS encoding winged helix-turn-helix transcriptional regulator — MCDKNMQEQPECGMEVTMKVLGGKWMPCIIDGINRGIRRPGELHREIDMASPRVINMQLRELESYNIVYKIVYDELPLKVEYYLTELGESILPVIDAIEQWGNANRTYMLNVSKALQAAEKRSMMSAFSVS; from the coding sequence ATGTGCGATAAAAATATGCAGGAGCAGCCGGAATGCGGCATGGAAGTAACAATGAAGGTACTGGGCGGCAAATGGATGCCCTGTATCATTGATGGTATCAACCGCGGCATCCGGCGGCCGGGAGAACTGCACCGGGAAATTGATATGGCCAGCCCGCGGGTCATTAATATGCAGCTCCGGGAACTGGAATCGTATAACATTGTCTATAAAATAGTGTACGACGAATTGCCGCTGAAAGTAGAATATTATCTCACAGAGTTAGGCGAAAGTATTTTGCCGGTCATTGATGCTATTGAACAATGGGGAAATGCTAACCGTACCTATATGCTTAATGTGAGCAAAGCCTTACAGGCAGCGGAAAAGCGCAGTATGATGAGCGCATTTTCCGTATCCTGA
- a CDS encoding NAD(P)-dependent oxidoreductase → MTTTPTTKVAVIGLGAMGTTIADIMLRNRLSVTVWNRTAARTEAAVKAGAIAAPSAAAAISEADIIIMCVFDYKAVQEILQTPAVAAAIRGKLLIQLTTGSPKDAQESETWAHQQGATYLDGAIQVAPEQMAQPDTTILVSGQEAAFQQGEPFLKMLGGNITYLGAQINAAATMDLATLSYVYGAALGFFHGALIAESNGFNVGMYGDIVANIAPGMGAFLQHEGKVIQSGNFAISQSPLSISAEATARMEQTAREAGISTSFPAYASGLFKKAMAAGYGNEELAAMIKVLREA, encoded by the coding sequence ATGACCACCACACCAACCACTAAAGTAGCCGTTATAGGCCTGGGCGCCATGGGAACTACCATCGCCGACATTATGCTGCGTAATCGTTTATCCGTTACCGTATGGAACCGAACAGCCGCCAGAACGGAAGCAGCCGTAAAAGCAGGCGCCATCGCCGCCCCTTCTGCCGCAGCAGCCATCAGTGAAGCCGATATCATTATCATGTGTGTATTTGACTATAAAGCCGTACAGGAGATATTGCAAACGCCGGCGGTAGCAGCCGCCATCCGTGGCAAACTGCTGATACAGCTGACTACCGGCAGCCCTAAAGATGCACAGGAGAGTGAAACCTGGGCACATCAGCAAGGTGCTACTTACCTCGACGGCGCTATTCAGGTAGCTCCCGAACAAATGGCACAGCCAGATACCACTATTCTTGTATCCGGTCAGGAAGCCGCCTTCCAACAGGGCGAACCGTTCCTGAAAATGCTGGGTGGCAACATCACCTACCTGGGTGCACAGATCAATGCCGCGGCTACGATGGACCTGGCCACCCTTTCGTATGTATACGGCGCCGCGCTGGGCTTCTTCCACGGAGCACTGATAGCGGAATCCAACGGATTTAATGTAGGGATGTACGGGGATATTGTGGCCAATATAGCGCCAGGTATGGGTGCATTTCTGCAACATGAAGGCAAGGTAATACAGTCCGGCAACTTTGCTATTTCACAAAGTCCTCTGAGTATTTCAGCAGAGGCCACAGCCCGGATGGAGCAAACAGCCCGGGAAGCCGGCATCAGCACGTCCTTTCCGGCCTATGCATCCGGATTGTTCAAGAAAGCCATGGCGGCCGGATATGGTAATGAAGAGCTGGCAGCGATGATTAAAGTATTGCGGGAGGCATAG
- a CDS encoding LysR family transcriptional regulator codes for MLSNRHLVFMEVAHQKSFSRASQVLFISQPAVSIHVKGLEEQYKTKLFERKGLQIELTEAGQLLYNRLLTVKIIQEETEFDISVMHDKQQASGMLNLGASTTAALYILPRVMSAFHREYPLVDISLLNRNSEIVLEALLDKEINIGVTEEKGKSTNVTYQSFLKDQIVAVCSHDNPLAKKKIYPVKELLNMPVAIRERGSGTLEAIKNGLHKSRIRLNDLKIKVRLGGTEALKNFLLESNCVGFLSTRSIAKELEHGELKVLQFEGLRIERSFYFIQRKGETSELNKRFIKLARSLYN; via the coding sequence ATGTTATCGAATCGCCACCTGGTCTTTATGGAAGTTGCCCATCAGAAAAGTTTTTCCCGCGCCAGTCAGGTATTGTTTATTTCGCAGCCGGCTGTAAGTATCCATGTAAAGGGGCTGGAAGAGCAATATAAAACCAAATTGTTTGAGCGGAAAGGGTTGCAGATTGAGCTGACAGAAGCAGGTCAGTTGTTGTATAACCGTTTGCTGACCGTAAAAATTATTCAGGAAGAAACGGAATTCGATATTTCCGTGATGCATGATAAACAACAGGCCAGCGGTATGCTGAACCTGGGGGCCAGTACCACGGCTGCCTTATACATTCTGCCGCGCGTGATGTCTGCTTTTCACCGGGAGTATCCGCTGGTGGATATTTCCCTGCTGAACAGAAACAGTGAAATTGTATTGGAAGCATTGCTGGACAAAGAAATTAATATCGGGGTAACGGAAGAGAAGGGGAAGTCTACCAACGTCACCTATCAGTCGTTTCTGAAAGACCAGATTGTAGCGGTATGCAGTCATGATAATCCCCTGGCAAAGAAAAAAATATATCCCGTGAAAGAACTACTCAACATGCCCGTAGCTATCCGGGAGCGGGGGAGTGGTACCCTGGAGGCGATTAAAAACGGACTGCATAAGAGCCGCATCCGGCTCAACGATCTGAAAATAAAAGTCCGGCTGGGTGGTACGGAAGCCTTGAAGAATTTTCTGCTGGAATCCAACTGTGTCGGGTTTTTATCTACCCGTTCCATTGCAAAGGAACTGGAACACGGCGAGCTGAAAGTACTGCAGTTTGAAGGACTGCGTATTGAACGCAGTTTTTACTTTATCCAGCGGAAAGGAGAAACCAGCGAGCTGAATAAACGGTTCATCAAGCTGGCCAGATCCCTCTATAATTAA
- a CDS encoding VOC family protein has translation MMTLNHLNLSVQDVLATSDFFTTYLGFQTTTPKPNAHLAVLTGPDGFLLVLMNRTLNEKGNSTYPDSFHIGFYLPDEAAVTATYERLLQSPAILDQAPQRIRKTFGFYFTVDDIMVEITTPIQTSIPTA, from the coding sequence ATGATGACACTGAATCATTTAAACCTCAGCGTACAAGACGTACTGGCTACCAGTGATTTCTTTACGACCTATCTTGGTTTCCAGACAACCACTCCGAAACCCAACGCGCACCTGGCCGTATTAACCGGCCCTGATGGCTTCCTGCTGGTACTCATGAACCGGACCCTGAATGAAAAAGGCAATTCCACCTATCCGGATTCCTTTCATATCGGCTTTTATCTGCCCGACGAAGCAGCGGTTACCGCCACCTACGAACGCCTGCTGCAAAGCCCTGCGATCCTCGATCAGGCGCCGCAACGGATCCGGAAAACATTCGGCTTCTATTTTACCGTGGATGATATCATGGTGGAAATCACCACGCCCATCCAGACTTCTATCCCAACAGCATAA
- a CDS encoding esterase-like activity of phytase family protein: protein MKTLRYLAPLGFLLLAACHKDDDNPSTPPEQGYPTYARLAGATVLTTSNTGVKVYNGGYGSSITTVPGEPGYFYLMTDRGPNVDGIQKDSKIFPVPAFNPQIGKFRLSGDSMILVETIRMKSAANVPVTGLPNPIGAGGTGEIALDKDGNVLATDIEGIDSEGLAAGADGTFWISDEYGPHLLHLDRSGKTLERINPYGTGTGGRKIPQVFAKRRANRGMEGIAITPDGKTLVGIMQSPLYNPSKDDVKNSLYTRILTYDIASGKSKQYLYKLENKNTANSEITAISNNTFLVLERDGEFPGDPAKPSLIKRIYKIDLNTGTDVSDPADGAAGKLVNNKTLEVLSEQELQTAGIHTVGKSLVVDLLKDVAGYPHDKPEGIVLINSSLLAVSNDDDFGIVPPDPVNNTYIQKILPLIGKTDFNTVYFIKLATPLF, encoded by the coding sequence ATGAAAACACTCCGCTACCTGGCTCCGCTGGGCTTCCTGCTGCTGGCTGCCTGCCACAAAGACGACGACAACCCATCTACACCGCCTGAACAAGGTTACCCGACGTATGCCCGGCTAGCCGGCGCCACGGTCCTGACCACCAGTAACACCGGTGTGAAAGTGTACAATGGCGGATATGGCTCGTCCATTACCACCGTACCCGGAGAACCCGGTTATTTTTACCTGATGACAGACCGCGGTCCCAATGTGGACGGGATACAGAAGGATTCCAAAATTTTTCCGGTCCCTGCTTTTAATCCGCAGATCGGTAAATTCCGCCTGAGCGGCGACTCTATGATACTGGTGGAAACCATCCGGATGAAATCCGCCGCCAATGTACCTGTAACGGGTCTGCCCAATCCAATTGGCGCCGGTGGTACCGGAGAAATTGCCCTCGATAAAGATGGCAATGTACTGGCTACCGATATAGAAGGTATCGACAGTGAAGGCCTGGCCGCCGGAGCAGACGGCACTTTCTGGATCAGTGATGAATACGGCCCGCACCTCTTACACCTGGACCGCAGCGGTAAAACACTGGAGCGTATCAATCCCTATGGCACAGGTACAGGCGGCAGAAAAATTCCGCAGGTATTCGCCAAACGCCGCGCCAACCGCGGCATGGAAGGCATTGCTATTACGCCGGATGGCAAAACCCTCGTGGGCATTATGCAATCTCCTTTATACAACCCTTCCAAAGACGACGTAAAAAATTCGCTCTACACCCGCATCCTGACGTATGATATTGCCAGTGGCAAGAGCAAACAGTATCTGTATAAATTAGAAAATAAAAATACGGCGAACAGCGAAATCACCGCTATCAGCAACAATACCTTCCTGGTGCTGGAACGCGACGGTGAATTCCCCGGAGATCCGGCCAAGCCATCGCTCATCAAAAGAATTTATAAAATAGACCTGAATACCGGCACCGACGTATCCGATCCTGCAGACGGCGCCGCCGGGAAACTGGTCAACAACAAAACCCTGGAAGTATTGTCTGAACAAGAGTTACAGACTGCCGGCATCCACACCGTCGGTAAATCACTCGTGGTAGATCTGCTGAAAGATGTAGCAGGTTATCCGCATGATAAACCGGAAGGCATTGTACTCATCAACAGTAGCCTCCTGGCGGTCAGCAATGACGACGACTTCGGTATCGTACCTCCCGATCCGGTCAACAATACCTACATCCAGAAAATACTGCCGCTGATCGGTAAAACCGATTTTAATACGGTGTACTTCATCAAACTGGCTACTCCCTTATTCTAA
- a CDS encoding NAD-dependent epimerase/dehydratase family protein: MKTGINVIITGTTGMVGEGVLHECLQDPQVETVLIINRRPSGVSHPKLEEIIHTDFFDYSDITEQLTGYNACFFCLGISSVGINADDYYKTTYTLTMALANTLSRLNPEMTFCYVSGASTDSTEKGRIRWARVKGKTENDLMKLPFRQVYALRPGFIRPIKGLSRIHGYYRYINWMFPIGRALYPKGFCTLQELGRAMIRLVQHGYPIKVIEGNDIIALAKQ, translated from the coding sequence ATGAAAACAGGCATCAACGTTATTATTACAGGTACTACCGGTATGGTAGGAGAAGGGGTATTGCATGAATGTTTACAGGATCCCCAGGTGGAAACAGTGCTGATCATTAACCGCCGGCCTTCCGGTGTATCCCATCCCAAACTGGAAGAAATCATACACACCGATTTTTTTGACTACTCGGATATTACCGAACAGCTGACAGGATATAATGCCTGCTTCTTTTGTCTGGGTATTTCTTCGGTGGGCATCAATGCAGACGACTATTACAAAACTACCTATACCCTCACCATGGCATTGGCCAATACCCTGAGCCGCCTGAATCCTGAAATGACGTTTTGTTATGTATCCGGCGCGAGTACAGACAGTACGGAAAAAGGCCGGATCAGGTGGGCGCGGGTAAAAGGTAAAACAGAAAATGACCTGATGAAATTACCCTTCCGCCAGGTGTATGCCTTGCGGCCCGGATTCATCCGGCCTATCAAAGGGTTATCCCGTATCCATGGTTATTACCGCTACATTAACTGGATGTTTCCTATCGGGCGGGCATTGTATCCAAAAGGCTTCTGTACCCTGCAGGAGCTGGGCCGTGCCATGATCCGGCTGGTACAGCATGGGTATCCTATAAAGGTGATCGAAGGGAATGATATTATTGCGCTGGCGAAACAATAA
- a CDS encoding ferritin-like domain-containing protein translates to MQRNFERYLGPVFQRAAINKTRAAQLQTARLQGDEPTILSLTSEAETVAATTIPIPPEFNGKDYVSFLVQIDAEIEHGLMLQYLYAAYSLGGPQIPDNPDYRDQVRKWQEIILGIAKEEMGHFVSVQNVLKLLGAPLHFERQDYPWDTPFYPFPFKLEKLTLDSLAKYVYAEAPQTWLDSGDELAEEIKQRVKEQTPHPNTVGALFEVLLQLIKDPTVIADDVFQADTYPYQAKFDEWGRGYAGGQRGNTLHGNPVGSPDVLVVPLASRDDAYNALHEIAEQGEASDGNSEQPSHFERFKLVYIEMRALVAKGYDWAPARDVATNPEIAASAPDPEISYTKRQDQSSENDKITNPDAQNWGHLFNIRYRLLLNFLSHSFLLDDGLNNTSAHSPRGVIINGTFGEMYNLRAIATVMVQLPLHEAGGPKFAGPPFLTPYTLSLPSGEHNRWRTHKDLIIASATIIETLLLTTHHQHHRYLYALQEADKQLLQIINELTDAALACCR, encoded by the coding sequence ATGCAGCGTAATTTTGAACGGTATCTTGGCCCCGTATTCCAAAGGGCGGCCATTAACAAAACCAGAGCAGCACAACTGCAAACAGCCCGCCTCCAGGGAGATGAACCGACTATCCTGTCGCTCACCAGTGAGGCCGAAACAGTGGCTGCTACCACCATCCCCATCCCGCCTGAATTCAATGGTAAGGACTACGTTAGTTTCCTCGTACAGATTGATGCGGAGATTGAACATGGCCTGATGCTGCAATACCTGTATGCAGCCTATAGCCTGGGTGGTCCGCAGATTCCGGACAACCCCGATTACCGCGACCAGGTCCGCAAATGGCAGGAGATTATCCTGGGCATTGCCAAAGAAGAAATGGGACACTTTGTATCGGTACAGAATGTGCTGAAACTATTAGGCGCCCCGCTCCATTTTGAAAGACAGGACTATCCCTGGGACACGCCTTTTTACCCGTTTCCGTTTAAACTGGAAAAGCTCACCCTCGACTCGCTCGCGAAGTACGTGTATGCGGAAGCACCGCAAACATGGCTCGACAGCGGCGACGAACTGGCGGAAGAAATCAAGCAACGGGTGAAGGAACAAACCCCGCATCCGAATACGGTAGGCGCTTTGTTTGAAGTATTGCTGCAACTGATAAAAGACCCCACGGTGATCGCAGACGATGTATTCCAGGCAGACACCTATCCCTATCAGGCCAAGTTCGATGAATGGGGCCGCGGCTATGCCGGCGGACAACGGGGCAATACCCTTCATGGCAACCCTGTTGGCAGTCCGGATGTATTGGTAGTACCCCTGGCCAGCAGAGATGATGCCTACAATGCGTTGCATGAAATAGCAGAACAGGGAGAAGCTTCTGATGGCAACAGCGAACAACCTTCCCACTTTGAACGGTTTAAACTGGTATACATAGAAATGCGGGCACTCGTTGCCAAAGGCTATGACTGGGCGCCGGCCAGAGATGTGGCTACCAACCCCGAAATCGCTGCCTCCGCGCCGGATCCGGAAATATCGTATACCAAAAGACAGGATCAATCTTCCGAAAATGATAAAATCACCAATCCTGATGCGCAAAACTGGGGACATCTTTTCAACATCCGGTATCGCCTGCTGCTCAATTTTCTGAGCCACAGTTTTTTACTGGATGATGGCCTGAATAATACCAGCGCCCACTCTCCCCGGGGCGTAATTATCAACGGCACCTTTGGTGAAATGTACAACCTGCGCGCCATTGCTACCGTGATGGTGCAATTGCCCCTGCATGAGGCGGGCGGGCCTAAATTTGCCGGTCCTCCTTTCCTGACGCCTTACACCCTGTCATTACCTTCAGGAGAACATAACCGGTGGCGTACCCACAAAGACCTGATTATTGCTTCCGCCACCATCATAGAGACCCTGTTGCTCACCACACACCACCAACATCATCGTTACCTCTATGCATTGCAGGAAGCGGATAAGCAGCTGTTACAGATCATCAATGAACTGACAGATGCAGCGCTTGCATGCTGCAGATAA